From a region of the Helicobacter sp. 12S02232-10 genome:
- a CDS encoding histidinol-phosphate transaminase, whose product MTSKTQEFVQSRRNLLKTSAAAVWGSLLLSGLSPMLQAKEAPKISPKGSLPIRLMNNENPLGMSQNTKQAILDNLNNASEYLGYDKNSARTHLAENIGKNLDFKIDNVILGNGSSEVIQAAVYAFVNQARLAKKSVQIIVGDPTFEYAELYGKPTGASIIKVPVNSKMQLDIPAMQKKAQNFKGISIVYICNPNNPTGTIASAQQIENWVNASSKDILFIFDEAYAEYAGADFKSGLKYIKEGRKNILVTRTFSKIYGLAGLRIGYGIADPQVIKDLQNFIGLDNINYLAAYAGLAALADKAFAQKSIQTNEKSKKVVYDGFKELKIKYIPTYANFVFYEIKGDLKVYIDQMKSEQILVGRPFPPLLTYNRVSLGTPEEMQTFIGVLKKFRSQGKI is encoded by the coding sequence ATGACATCAAAAACACAAGAATTCGTTCAAAGTCGTCGCAATTTGCTTAAAACTTCTGCTGCAGCTGTGTGGGGGTCGTTATTATTGAGTGGGCTTTCTCCAATGCTTCAAGCCAAAGAAGCGCCAAAGATATCCCCTAAAGGATCTTTGCCTATAAGATTAATGAATAATGAAAACCCCTTAGGAATGTCTCAAAATACCAAGCAGGCTATTTTGGACAATTTGAATAATGCATCTGAATATTTGGGTTATGATAAAAATTCGGCTCGAACACATTTGGCAGAAAATATCGGAAAAAATCTTGATTTTAAAATTGACAATGTGATTTTAGGGAATGGATCATCTGAAGTTATCCAGGCAGCTGTTTATGCCTTTGTCAATCAAGCTCGACTTGCAAAAAAATCTGTTCAAATTATTGTAGGAGATCCTACATTTGAGTATGCTGAACTTTATGGAAAGCCTACGGGTGCTTCAATTATTAAAGTTCCAGTGAATTCGAAAATGCAATTAGATATTCCTGCGATGCAAAAAAAGGCACAAAATTTCAAAGGTATTTCCATCGTTTATATTTGTAACCCCAATAATCCTACCGGCACAATTGCTTCGGCGCAACAGATTGAAAATTGGGTTAATGCTTCATCTAAAGATATTTTATTTATTTTTGATGAGGCATATGCAGAATATGCCGGAGCAGATTTTAAAAGCGGTTTGAAATATATCAAAGAGGGAAGAAAAAATATTCTAGTAACTCGGACTTTTTCTAAAATTTATGGTTTAGCAGGCTTGAGGATAGGTTATGGCATTGCTGATCCTCAAGTGATCAAAGATTTACAAAATTTTATAGGACTTGATAATATTAATTATTTGGCTGCTTATGCTGGGCTTGCTGCATTGGCAGATAAAGCATTTGCTCAAAAAAGCATTCAAACCAATGAGAAATCTAAAAAAGTAGTCTATGATGGATTTAAAGAGCTTAAAATCAAATATATTCCGACCTATGCTAATTTTGTATTTTATGAAATTAAAGGGGATTTAAAGGTTTATATCGATCAAATGAAATCAGAGCAAATTTTGGTTGGACGCCCATTCCCGCCATTGCTTACATACAATCGAGTGAGCTTGGGAACGCCTGAGGAAATGCAAACCTTTATCGGGGTTTTGAAAAAGTTTCGTTCTCAAGGAAAAATATAA
- the rocF gene encoding arginase translates to MALQLVEIYSDIGASKRGSAKGVGLLDDMLKQNHKSLIEKALKIINDCEILEDRREPDYSKNIQTIYKFFKEKLIPTMNEVILSGKFPVILSGDHSNALGTLSAFKNAYAKESIGIIWVDAHSDLHTPYDTSSGNIHGMPLGGVLNVVTSGENSLQKTTMRQWEELCSLGTKINNIKPQNIVYVGVRSMEKSEREMIEKFKIPLYAIAEIRQDIPLAIAKIAAYLKDVDRIYLSVDADVLDGKIFTSTGVRENNGLYPAELDTCIGLLIEKLGQKLIALEFTEFNPALKDSNPKDDQVLLGIISRAISKLERMGE, encoded by the coding sequence ATGGCATTGCAATTAGTAGAAATTTATTCAGATATCGGAGCTTCTAAAAGGGGTTCTGCAAAAGGGGTAGGTTTATTGGATGATATGCTCAAACAAAATCATAAAAGTCTGATAGAAAAGGCATTAAAAATTATTAATGATTGTGAGATTTTAGAAGATCGGCGTGAACCTGATTATTCAAAGAATATCCAAACCATTTATAAATTTTTTAAGGAAAAATTAATTCCAACGATGAATGAAGTTATTTTGAGTGGAAAATTTCCTGTGATTTTGAGTGGGGATCATTCCAATGCTTTGGGAACTTTGAGTGCTTTTAAAAACGCTTATGCCAAAGAGTCTATAGGAATTATTTGGGTTGATGCTCATTCGGATTTACACACTCCTTATGATACATCTTCGGGAAATATTCACGGTATGCCTTTGGGAGGAGTATTAAATGTGGTTACATCAGGAGAAAATTCATTGCAGAAAACAACAATGCGACAATGGGAAGAATTATGCTCTTTGGGAACGAAAATAAATAATATAAAACCTCAAAACATTGTTTATGTGGGAGTGCGGAGTATGGAGAAGTCTGAAAGAGAGATGATTGAAAAGTTCAAGATTCCTCTTTATGCGATTGCAGAGATTAGACAAGATATTCCTTTGGCGATTGCAAAAATTGCAGCTTATTTAAAAGATGTTGATCGTATTTATTTAAGTGTTGATGCTGATGTTTTAGACGGAAAGATTTTCACTTCGACAGGGGTAAGGGAAAATAATGGGCTTTATCCTGCTGAGCTTGATACTTGTATCGGACTTTTGATAGAAAAGTTAGGACAAAAGCTTATTGCCCTTGAATTTACCGAATTCAATCCTGCACTTAAAGATTCTAATCCTAAAGATGATCAAGTGCTTTTGGGGATCATCTCAAGAGCTATAAGCAAATTGGAACGTATGGGGGAATGA
- a CDS encoding iron ABC transporter permease, producing MKTILLWFLLLVFCVVALWIGRYEMGWRQIGCVFLSWFQEGICEQNRNAQIILSLRLPRIVLEIFVGMGLAASGASFQSVFKNPLATPDILGVSSGASFGAILGLVLGLGKMGMIAISLGFGFLALGVVALIAKGSQEYGTIMLVLGGIIVSALFQSFLSLIKYIADPQDVLPAITYWLLGSLQVSGFDEIYLGIIGIAMGCVIIYLFRWKLNILALDDDEARSLGIRLRFYRTLFICSSTLVVVFVVSMCGLIGWVGLLIPHMARLLRGSDNAEVIPLSLAFGAIFMVFLDTLSRSISTDEIPVSILSALFGAPLFIYILKNNKGIRL from the coding sequence ATGAAAACAATTCTTTTGTGGTTTTTGCTTTTGGTGTTTTGTGTGGTTGCATTATGGATAGGAAGATATGAGATGGGTTGGAGGCAAATCGGTTGTGTTTTTTTATCTTGGTTTCAAGAAGGGATTTGTGAGCAAAATAGAAATGCCCAAATTATTTTAAGCCTCAGATTGCCAAGAATTGTGTTGGAAATTTTTGTCGGGATGGGTTTGGCAGCAAGCGGAGCAAGTTTTCAGAGTGTGTTTAAAAATCCCCTTGCCACACCTGATATTTTAGGGGTCAGTAGCGGAGCGTCTTTTGGAGCGATTTTAGGATTGGTTTTAGGATTAGGAAAAATGGGGATGATTGCCATTTCTTTGGGGTTTGGTTTTCTTGCCCTTGGCGTTGTGGCTCTTATTGCCAAAGGGAGTCAGGAGTATGGAACAATTATGCTTGTACTTGGAGGCATCATAGTTTCAGCGCTTTTTCAAAGCTTTTTATCCTTGATAAAATATATCGCTGATCCTCAAGATGTTTTGCCTGCGATTACGTATTGGCTTTTGGGTTCTCTGCAAGTAAGTGGGTTTGATGAGATTTATTTGGGAATTATAGGGATTGCTATGGGTTGTGTTATTATTTATCTTTTTAGATGGAAGCTTAATATTCTTGCTCTTGATGATGATGAAGCTAGGAGTTTGGGGATAAGATTAAGGTTTTATCGGACGCTTTTTATTTGCTCAAGTACATTAGTAGTTGTCTTTGTTGTTTCAATGTGTGGGTTGATTGGGTGGGTGGGGCTTCTCATTCCTCATATGGCTCGCTTGCTTCGGGGAAGTGATAATGCTGAAGTCATCCCATTGAGCCTTGCTTTTGGGGCAATTTTTATGGTTTTTTTAGACACGCTTTCTAGGAGTATCAGCACAGATGAAATTCCTGTTTCAATTTTGAGTGCGCTTTTTGGAGCCCCTTTGTTTATTTATATTCTCAAAAATAATAAAGGAATAAGATTGTGA
- a CDS encoding amino acid permease — translation MKSKENGLIRDIKLRHLLMIAFGGAIGTGLFVGTGGNIHNAGPLGTLIAYAVGGIIIYSVMLSLGELASSFPNTGSFGDYAYRFIGPGTGYMIFWLYWLGWVISVGVEYIAIGFLMQYWFPSIPVYEWVIACVVLIFLLNSFSVKIFAESEFILSLIKTMAVFVFIIIGFAAIIYHFYLNGFGAIFENFYFQKGGLFPNGIYAVLGTILAVIFAFTGTEIIGVAVGETKNPVQVMPKAIKATLVRIIFFFIGSVFIISVFLPMNDSTITQSPFVSVLERIRLPFLKEGIPYAASIMNFIIITALISTANSGLYGASRMIYGLAEKKMYFSIFAKLNKRGTPIFALYLSIGFSLVALFTAEFAPATVVEMLISVVSFTVIIVWVSILISQYIFRKRYLAEGKLLKDLPYRTPFTPFTQIIGILGCLIGVVGAYFDPQQRIGIWATIIYIALCYVIYFLTKNKFGKAK, via the coding sequence ATGAAGTCCAAAGAAAATGGTCTGATCAGGGATATCAAATTGAGACATCTTTTGATGATTGCGTTTGGTGGGGCTATCGGAACGGGTCTTTTTGTTGGAACTGGGGGAAATATTCATAATGCCGGACCTCTTGGAACACTTATCGCCTATGCCGTAGGGGGTATCATTATTTATAGTGTTATGCTTTCTTTGGGTGAGCTTGCCAGCTCTTTCCCAAATACGGGGAGTTTTGGGGATTATGCTTATCGTTTTATTGGTCCAGGAACGGGATATATGATTTTTTGGCTTTATTGGTTGGGCTGGGTGATCAGTGTGGGGGTAGAGTATATTGCAATTGGTTTTTTAATGCAATATTGGTTCCCGAGTATTCCTGTGTATGAGTGGGTCATAGCTTGCGTTGTCTTGATTTTTTTGTTGAACTCCTTTTCGGTGAAAATATTTGCTGAAAGTGAATTTATTTTGAGTCTGATTAAGACAATGGCGGTATTTGTATTCATCATCATTGGTTTTGCAGCTATCATCTATCATTTCTATCTCAATGGTTTTGGTGCTATTTTTGAGAATTTTTATTTCCAGAAAGGCGGATTATTTCCAAATGGTATTTATGCAGTTTTGGGGACTATTTTAGCAGTAATTTTTGCCTTTACAGGAACAGAAATTATTGGTGTTGCCGTAGGTGAGACAAAAAATCCCGTCCAAGTAATGCCCAAAGCTATCAAAGCAACTTTAGTGCGGATCATCTTTTTCTTTATCGGGTCTGTATTTATTATTTCGGTATTTTTGCCTATGAATGACTCTACAATCACACAAAGTCCATTTGTGAGTGTTTTAGAGAGAATTCGTCTTCCATTTTTGAAAGAAGGCATTCCATATGCGGCTTCAATAATGAATTTTATCATCATCACTGCACTTATTTCTACAGCTAATTCAGGGCTTTATGGGGCTTCTAGAATGATTTATGGTTTGGCAGAAAAAAAAATGTATTTTTCAATTTTTGCCAAACTTAATAAAAGAGGGACGCCTATTTTTGCATTATATTTGTCGATAGGTTTTTCTTTGGTCGCTTTATTTACTGCAGAATTTGCTCCGGCAACTGTTGTTGAAATGCTCATATCTGTGGTGAGTTTCACAGTTATCATTGTTTGGGTCAGCATATTGATATCCCAGTATATTTTTCGCAAACGCTATTTAGCGGAGGGAAAATTACTGAAAGATTTGCCTTATCGAACACCTTTTACACCTTTTACGCAAATAATAGGGATTTTAGGATGTCTTATCGGGGTTGTTGGGGCTTATTTTGACCCGCAACAACGCATAGGTATTTGGGCGACGATTATTTATATTGCCTTATGTTATGTCATTTATTTTTTAACTAAAAATAAATTTGGAAAAGCAAAATAG
- a CDS encoding DNA-deoxyinosine glycosylase: MKLFLKHPFEPIYDKNSKILILGSFPSKVSRENFYYHHLQNRFWKVLCLLFKKPFLEDVQSRIDFLLDNHIALWDVISSCEIKGSSDASIQNVVPNDISLILKNSSVKKIFANGKKAAELYVKHCYPNIKQDIFVLPSTSPANAKYSLESLLKEWRIICLQNYEEADKFSVF; the protein is encoded by the coding sequence ATGAAATTATTTTTGAAACACCCTTTTGAACCTATTTATGACAAGAATTCTAAGATCTTGATTTTAGGTTCATTTCCTTCAAAGGTTTCGAGAGAAAATTTTTATTACCATCACCTGCAAAATCGGTTTTGGAAGGTTTTGTGCCTATTATTTAAAAAACCTTTTTTAGAAGATGTGCAATCAAGGATTGATTTTTTGCTAGATAATCATATTGCCTTGTGGGATGTCATTTCAAGTTGTGAAATCAAAGGATCAAGCGATGCAAGCATTCAAAACGTAGTTCCTAACGATATCAGTTTGATTCTTAAAAATTCTTCGGTGAAAAAGATTTTTGCCAATGGCAAGAAAGCAGCTGAACTCTATGTGAAGCATTGCTATCCAAATATTAAACAAGATATTTTTGTACTGCCCTCAACAAGTCCGGCAAATGCCAAATATAGCTTGGAATCATTGCTCAAAGAATGGAGAATTATCTGCTTACAGAACTATGAAGAAGCAGATAAATTTTCAGTTTTTTAA
- a CDS encoding ABC transporter ATP-binding protein: MSLFSVRNGGFYRKNKRILEDLNLDLNAGEILCVLGCNGIGKTTFLKCCMGFLEWSNGESLLFGQNIVSMRDFWKKVSYVPQAKNMHMGIKVVDMVLLGCNPILQFRPKKQHLNKAMETLEDLGILHLAHSYCHLLSGGELQMVLFARALVSDPLLLVLDEPESNLDMKNQLVILDLLKKLSSKGVSVLLNTHYINHAFKISQKCLLLYREKHIPKHIYGNMSEVLKIDYLSKIFDVPLAAFEDNYFDFGIKT, from the coding sequence GTGAGTTTATTTAGCGTGAGAAATGGAGGCTTTTATCGAAAAAACAAAAGAATTTTAGAGGATCTCAATCTTGATTTAAATGCGGGGGAGATACTTTGTGTATTGGGTTGCAACGGAATTGGCAAAACGACGTTTTTAAAATGTTGTATGGGGTTTTTGGAATGGAGCAATGGTGAAAGCTTGCTTTTTGGACAAAATATTGTTTCAATGCGTGATTTTTGGAAAAAAGTTTCTTATGTTCCTCAGGCTAAAAATATGCATATGGGTATAAAAGTTGTGGATATGGTATTGCTTGGTTGTAATCCGATATTGCAATTTCGCCCAAAAAAACAACATCTGAATAAAGCAATGGAAACATTGGAGGATTTGGGTATCTTGCATTTAGCCCATTCCTATTGTCATCTTTTAAGCGGCGGGGAACTGCAGATGGTTTTATTTGCACGTGCATTAGTGAGTGATCCCTTACTTTTAGTGCTTGATGAGCCTGAATCTAATTTGGATATGAAAAATCAGCTTGTAATTTTGGATTTGCTCAAAAAACTTTCCTCAAAAGGTGTGAGCGTTTTGTTAAACACGCATTATATTAATCACGCTTTCAAAATTTCTCAAAAATGTCTTTTGCTTTATCGCGAAAAGCATATTCCTAAGCATATTTACGGGAATATGAGCGAAGTTTTAAAAATAGATTATTTGAGTAAAATTTTTGATGTTCCTTTAGCAGCCTTTGAAGATAATTATTTTGATTTTGGTATTAAGACTTGA
- a CDS encoding TonB-dependent receptor, with amino-acid sequence MKAIYFIIFISMIVLAQENIDQNNQDNGKIYRLEKIVTQASMSELPLEEQSKSISIISEKQILQNVSTGGIQSLLEEVPGLAYSRSGGINGQMSVRGMNSNDSRSVVLLDGVRIKGRNTLEFNTFDPNSIENIEVIRGPASSLWGSDAMNGIINLRSRRFYGDIHTPFSLMPKIRALDFASVNSYVGGRAEIVGGGDGWDILIGGNAKGGKDYLTPIGIAKNSSFQTYGGDFNIGYTNSKSMRFYAQGRYENVISRRAGGLGAAPGYPYTNIREDPLTEYYLRIGLEGYDFSFADKLESYLYVRKYDTDIYNDITGTLQPVINSYILGGRFIADKKMGSHSVAYGIDFYTELGPQVKVYKPQKAIPKNVIKTLYRPSTFTDIGIFVKDDWIVMESWIFSASVRGDYVLTTISKEPHFSTEVPQISKILDENGFINDGALTGALGSVYFFNEFFSNAINLSHNFRVSGAGSRMNSSVAGNLALETIPNPALKPEYSDTAEISFRAHSLNHWVSLTGYFTYYTDLITTTTTQLGTPNRYENIGKVYIAGAELGGRHMFLDNHLQFSYSLTYTYGQDVTHNRPYKYIAPLYGRISLEYNASNWFFKIVERAYLGKSKSRIDPAQERPTKSYAMSDIYIGWDLERFSESFKDMQVIIGVENLFNAVGRNPVTIENLKYPNDLVGNPLVEPGRNFILKYAYKY; translated from the coding sequence ATGAAGGCTATTTATTTTATTATTTTCATTTCTATGATTGTTTTAGCACAAGAGAATATTGATCAAAATAATCAAGACAATGGAAAAATTTATCGACTTGAAAAAATAGTCACACAGGCAAGTATGTCTGAACTCCCATTGGAGGAACAAAGCAAAAGTATTAGTATTATTTCTGAAAAACAAATTTTGCAAAATGTCAGCACAGGGGGGATTCAAAGTTTATTGGAAGAAGTTCCTGGTTTAGCGTATTCTCGATCTGGAGGAATCAATGGACAGATGAGTGTGCGGGGAATGAACTCCAATGATAGCCGATCGGTAGTTTTGCTTGATGGTGTGCGCATTAAGGGGCGAAATACTTTGGAATTCAATACCTTTGATCCTAATTCTATTGAGAACATTGAAGTGATTCGCGGACCGGCTTCTTCTCTATGGGGTTCAGATGCAATGAATGGCATTATCAATCTTAGAAGTCGTCGCTTTTACGGCGATATCCATACTCCTTTTAGCCTAATGCCTAAAATCAGGGCTTTAGATTTTGCTAGTGTCAATAGTTATGTTGGTGGGAGAGCTGAGATTGTTGGTGGGGGCGATGGTTGGGATATTTTGATAGGGGGCAATGCCAAAGGAGGCAAAGATTATCTTACGCCGATTGGAATAGCTAAAAATAGCAGTTTTCAAACTTATGGTGGGGATTTTAACATTGGCTATACAAATTCTAAATCAATGAGATTTTATGCACAAGGGAGATATGAGAATGTCATATCAAGACGAGCCGGTGGTTTAGGGGCGGCTCCGGGGTATCCTTATACAAACATTCGTGAAGATCCGCTTACAGAATATTATTTACGCATTGGGTTGGAGGGTTATGATTTTTCGTTTGCTGATAAGTTGGAATCTTATCTGTATGTAAGAAAATATGATACGGATATTTACAATGATATTACAGGAACGCTTCAGCCCGTTATTAATAGCTATATATTGGGGGGCAGATTTATCGCCGACAAAAAAATGGGGAGTCATTCTGTTGCTTACGGGATTGATTTTTATACTGAATTGGGTCCTCAAGTAAAAGTTTATAAACCTCAAAAAGCCATCCCGAAAAATGTGATAAAAACCCTTTATCGACCTTCTACTTTTACAGACATTGGGATATTTGTCAAGGATGATTGGATAGTGATGGAATCTTGGATATTTTCTGCTTCTGTTCGTGGCGATTATGTTTTGACAACGATTTCTAAAGAACCCCATTTTTCGACTGAAGTGCCCCAAATTTCAAAAATATTAGATGAAAATGGCTTTATCAATGACGGAGCACTTACAGGCGCACTTGGGTCGGTATATTTTTTCAATGAATTTTTTAGCAATGCCATTAATCTTAGTCATAATTTTCGTGTGAGTGGTGCAGGATCGAGAATGAATTCAAGCGTTGCAGGAAATCTGGCTTTAGAGACTATCCCTAACCCTGCATTAAAGCCTGAATATTCTGATACTGCAGAAATCAGTTTTCGAGCACATAGTCTTAATCATTGGGTTTCACTTACGGGGTATTTTACTTATTATACAGATCTTATCACGACAACCACTACTCAGCTTGGCACTCCCAACAGGTATGAAAATATTGGAAAAGTTTATATTGCAGGTGCAGAACTTGGAGGTAGGCATATGTTTTTAGACAATCATTTGCAGTTCTCATACAGCCTTACTTATACCTATGGACAAGATGTTACTCATAACAGACCTTATAAATACATCGCCCCGCTTTATGGCAGGATATCATTGGAATATAATGCCTCAAATTGGTTCTTTAAAATCGTTGAACGTGCTTATTTAGGCAAATCAAAATCGCGTATTGATCCTGCTCAAGAACGTCCAACCAAATCTTATGCAATGAGCGATATTTATATTGGGTGGGATTTGGAAAGATTTTCTGAAAGTTTCAAAGATATGCAAGTTATCATCGGTGTAGAAAATCTTTTTAATGCTGTAGGAAGAAATCCCGTTACGATTGAAAATTTGAAATATCCCAATGATTTAGTGGGAAACCCACTTGTAGAGCCAGGCAGAAATTTCATACTCAAATATGCTTATAAATATTGA